From the genome of Nitrospirota bacterium:
TTTAAGATTATTGATGGCTTATTGTAGGTAAGCGTATGTCAAAAGTCAAATTAACTTGAAAAAGCCTTTCCCTTTCTTTAAAATCTCCATAAATGAGTGTTCTTGAAGAAATTTTACGGCATAAAGAAGAGGACCTAAAGCGGGCTAAAGGGATTTTGCCGCTGCCGGAGTTAAAGGCAAGTGTGCGGGATGCCGCACCTGTTTTATCTTTCCGGCAGGCAATAGAAAGAGGGCAGGATTCAGGGATAAATCTGATTGCTGAAATCAAAAAAGCGTCGCCTTCAAAGGGGGTAATAAGGGAGAATTTTGATTTATCCGGCATCGCAGATATTTATGACAGAAAAAATGTGGATGCAATATCGGTTCTCACCGAGAGGCATTTTTTTCAGGGGAGCATTGATTATCTGAGGGCTGTCAGGAAAATTACAAAGAAGCCTTTATTAAGAAAGGACTTTATTTTTGATGAGTATCAGGTATATGAGTCAAGGGTAAGCGGCGCTGATGCAATATTACTGATAGTCTCATGTCTTGAGCAATCCCGGTTGAAAGATTTGAGGGAGCTTGCAAAAGAACTTTCGCTTGACTCTATCGTAGAAGTTCACGGCTTAAAAGAGTTGGAAACGGCATTATCCTCAGGCGCGGACATAATCGGGATAAACAACAGGAACTTAAAGACTCTTGAGATAGACCTTAATACTACAGTCAGGCTTTTAAAAGATATTCCCCGGGATAGAATTGTCGTAAGCGAAAGCGGTATTAATACGAGGGCGGATGTTGAGGCAATGAAGGCGGCAGGTGTGGATGCCATACTTGTCGGCACAGTGTTTATGAAGTCCATGGACATCGGGGCTAAAATAGATGAGCTGATGGGGAAAAGTAAAAAAATTTGAACCACAGAGTGCACAGAGTGTATGGGAATAGAATTCTTCTAAATTTTGATACTTAATATTTTCTCTGTGCTCTCTGTGGTTAAATTAGGAGGCATTTTATGAAGACTTTAATTGAAAAGGCAAACATCCTGATTGAGTCGCTGCCGTACATCAGAAATTTTTACGGAAAGACTTTTGTAATTAAATACGGCGGCGCTGCAATGGTGAATGAAACACTTAAAAATGCTTTTGCGCAGGATGTAGTACTGCTGAATCTCATAGGACTGAAGCCGGTAATTGTGCACGGCGGCGGTCCGGCTATAAACAAAGTTATGGCACAGATGGGCAAGAAACC
Proteins encoded in this window:
- the trpC gene encoding indole-3-glycerol phosphate synthase TrpC; this encodes MSVLEEILRHKEEDLKRAKGILPLPELKASVRDAAPVLSFRQAIERGQDSGINLIAEIKKASPSKGVIRENFDLSGIADIYDRKNVDAISVLTERHFFQGSIDYLRAVRKITKKPLLRKDFIFDEYQVYESRVSGADAILLIVSCLEQSRLKDLRELAKELSLDSIVEVHGLKELETALSSGADIIGINNRNLKTLEIDLNTTVRLLKDIPRDRIVVSESGINTRADVEAMKAAGVDAILVGTVFMKSMDIGAKIDELMGKSKKI